In the Sandaracinus amylolyticus genome, GATCGCGAGGGCGCGCGCGGGCTGATCGCGCGACATCGTCGTGAGCGCGGCGGCCGCCCCGACCGCGAGCAGATGACCGAGCGCTGCCCCGATCTCCGAGCCGTTCGCGCTCGGCGCACGTCCGTCGAAGCCCGGCCCACGACCGGGCTCACGGCGCCGCCTCATGCCGACCGCGCGGGACTCCGACCCGGCTCGAGCACGCACCGATCCGGCGACGATGCGCGGATTGCTCCATCCACGACGTCCATCACGCCCTCCGCCACAAGCAGACATCCTGTTCCTAGTGGCTCGCGCGCCTATTGGCGAAGAGATAAATAGAGCAACGTCCATCGCGAAAACCGATGGTCACGGAGGCGCGGGATGAAGTGGCTGAACTACCACCACCTGCTCTACTTCTGGACCATCGCGCGCGAGGGCAGCGTGTCCGCGGCGAGCCGCAAGCTGCGCCTCGCGCAGCCGACGCTCAGCGGACAGCTCAAGGCGCTCGAGGACGCGCTCGAGGTGCAGCTCTTCCACCGGCGCGGCGGCAAGCTCGTGCTCACCGACACGGGCGCGCACGTGATGCGCTACGCCGACGAGATCTTCTCGCTCGGCAGCGAGCTGCAGGAGTCGCTCGAGGGGCTGCCCACGCGGCGACACCCGCGTCTCGTGGTGGGCGCGGCCGACGAGGTGCCGAAGCTGATCGTGCAGCGCCTGCTCCAGCCCGCGCTCGAGCTCGCGAGCGAGCTGCGCCTCGTCTGCTACGAGGATCGTCAGGATCGGCTGCTCGCCGATCTCGCGGTGCACGCGATCGACGCGGTGATCGCCGAGGCGCCGGTCGAGTCGGGCTCTCCGATCCGCGCGTACAGCCACTTGCTCGGCGAGTGCGGCGTCACGTTCTTCGCGGCGCCCGCGACCGCGCGCCGACTCCGCCGGCGTTTCCCGCACTCGCTCGAGGGCGAGCCGCTGCTCGTGCCGATCGAGAGCACGTTCATGCGCCGCGCGATCGAGCGATGGCTCGAGGAGCGCTCGATCCGTCCGCGGATCCGCGGGGAATTCCAGGACTACGCGCTGCTCGGCGCGTTCGGGCGCGCGGGCGTCGGGGTGTTCGCGGCGCCCTCGGTCATCGAGGACGAGATCCGCGAGCAGTACCGCGTGCAGCGAGTCGGTGAGCTCGAGGACGTGCGGCAGCGCTTCTACGTCATCACGGTGGATCGCCGCATCAAGCACCCGGCGGTGCTGGCGATCACGGAGCGCGCGCGCGACGAGCTCTTCGCGCGCTGAGCCCTTGCATGAGTGCTCGTCCCGCGGGTCCCGGACGGGAGCAGAGCGCGAGGGCGAGCCGATCTTCCGACGGCGCGGCTCGATCCGTTCAATCGAACGAGTAGAAGCGGGGGCGGGGGCGCGCGACGGGGCGCTCCCGCAGGCGCACGACGAGCCGTTGATCGCGCTCGGGGATGATCGTGTGCTCGCTCGGCTGGTGGTTGATGCGCTCGACGACGACCTCGACCGGCGCGGTGTCGCGCGGCAGCTCGATGGTGAGCGGCGTCGTGCCGCGGAGCTCGCCGCCGATCGTGACCTGTGCGCGCGGTGGGGTGCTCTCGATCTGGATCGAGACCGTCGCGGGGATGGGCGCGGGCGCGGGCTCGAGCGGTGGCGGCGAGATCTCGAGCGGCGGCGACGGTCGCACCGGCTCGGAGGGGGCGCGCTCGGCGATCGGCGGCGCGGTCGTCGTTCCCGCGTTCGCGCGCGGCAGGAGGGCGAACCCGAACGCACCGAGCAGCGCGAGCCCGACGAGCGAACCGGCGAAGGCCCAGCCGCGCAGCGATCGCTCGTACAGCCGCACCGGGCGCTGCGGCGACGTGGGGCGATCGCCGTCGAGCACGACCTGCACGTCGATGTCGCCCGAGCGCGGCGGACCGTCGGTCGAGACGAGCCCGGAGAGCTCGGTGACGGTCATCGCGTCGAACTCTTCCGACGGGCTGTTGCGCGCCGCGCAGCGCATCAGCTCCTCGGTCTCCGCGAAGCGATGCGGGAGCACGCGCCGCGTGAGCTCGACGAGCCGCTCGTGCGCGCGCTGTCGCGGGTCGAGCTGCGGCATCAGCTCGCGCAGCGCATCGCGCATCGCCTCGGCGGTCGGGAAACGATCCACGCGATCGCGCGCGAGCGCCTTCATGCAGATCTCGTCGAGCGACTCGGGGATCAGCACGTCGTCGTCCGCGACCTGGCTCGGCAGCGGGATCGGATCGTGGAGGACCGCCTTGAGCACCTGCGCCTCCGACTCGCGCGCGAAGAGGCGCTTGCCGGTGAGGAGCTCGTGGAGCATCGCGCCCGCGGCGAACACGTCGGCGCGGCGATCGAGCTTCTCGCCCGCGAACTGCTCGGGCGACATGTATGCGAACTTGCCCTTCGTCATCCCGGTCTTCGTGTGCGCCGAGCGGTCCTCGAAGCACGCGATGCCGAAGTCGAGGAGCTTCACCTCTCCGTCGAAGGTGATGAAGACGTTCTGCGGAGAGACGTCACGATGGACGACCTGCAGTGGCTTGCCCGACTCGTCGCAGACCTCGTGCGCGGCGTGCAGGCCTGCGCACATCTCGGAGATGATCAGCGTCCCGAGCGCGGGATCGAGGCGCTCGTTGCGACCGAGCAGCTCACGGCGGATCCCCGAGAGGCTCTCGCCGCGCAGGTACTCCATCACGAGATAGAAGTCGCGCGAGTCGCGCGAGAACTCCTGCACGCTGACGATGTTCGGATGACGCAGGCGCGACATCAGGCGCGCTTCGTCGAGCAGCGTCGTGCGTAGCTCTGGCTCGTGCGCGAGGTGCGGGAGCATGCGCTTGATGACGACCGCACGCTCGAAGCCTGCGACGCCACTGCGCTTGGCGAGATAGATCTCCGCCATGCCGCCCGCCGCGAGCCTCGCGAGAACGCGGTAAGGCCCGATGCGCAAAGGAATCGATTCGTCGACCGCTGCCACCCCCATGTCCGTTGTAGATAGGGAGGACGTTTGGAGCGCCAAGGTCCGCGTCTACATGCGGCAAGCGTGCGAGCAATCGGGGGGTTGCAGGTCGCGGGCGTGATCGCGCTCGTCTTCGCGTCGACGTGGACGCAGCTCGTGCCGCGTGCGGCGGCACAGGAGGTCGCGCCGCCACCGACGCGCGAGGAGGTCGAGCGCGCATCGGTGCTCTTCGAGCGCTCGGCGCTCGCGTACTCCGAGGGGCGCTTCGACGCGGCTGCAGCGCTCCTCGGCGAGGCGTACGCGCTGAGCCACGAGCCCATCCTGCTCTACAACCTCGGACGCGCACACGAAGGGGCACGTGCGCTCGAGCGCGCGCGCGACGCGTATCGGCTCTACCTCGAGCAGGCACCGGCCGCGGAGAACGCATCGCTCGTGCGCGAGCGCGTCGACGCGATCGAGCGCGAGCTCGCGGATGCCGAGGCGGAGCGGGTGCGCGTGCGTCGCGAGGAGGAAGACGCGACGCGTGCGAGAGAGGCCGAGGCGGAGCGAGCGCGTGTCGCGGCCGAGCAGGCGGAGGCGCGAAGGCGCGCCGAAGCCGAGGAGCGCCGTCGTCGCGACGCGGAGCCGAGCCCGTGGCCGTGGGTCGTCGCGGGCGTGGGCGTGGCGGGGCTGGGCGCGGCGCTCGCGGTGGGCATCGTCGCGATGGAGCGTCACGCCGAAGCGGCCGACGCGGAGACGCAGGTCGAGGCGGTGGGGCTCTTCGACGAGGCGCAGACCCTCGCGATCGGCGCGAACATCGGGCTCGTCGCCGGCGGCGTGTTGCTCGGCGTCGGCGTGGCGTGGGGCGTGGTCGATCTGACCGGCGCGGCGGACGGCGAGCAGGAGCCGCAGGGGAACGTCGAGGTGACGGTCGGGCCCGGCAGCGTCGGCGTGCGCGGGACGTTCTAGTCAGCGCCAGAGCACCGGCTCGCGGTGGAGCTCGACGCCGAAGCGTGCGCGCACCGCGTCCTGCACCTCGCTCGCGAGCGCGAGCAGCTCGGTCGTGGTGCCGCCGCCGTGGTGCACCAGCGCGAGCGCGTGCTTCGTCGAGATGCCGACGTGGCCGCGACGCAGGCCCTTGGTGATCCCCGCGCGCTCGATGAGCCAGCCCGCCGCGAGCTTCACGCGACCGTCGGGCTGCGGCCATCGCGGCATGTTCTCGTGCTGCGCGGAGAGCGCGTCGGCGATCGACGCGTCGACGATCGGGTTCGTGAAGAACGAGCCCGCGCTGCGGCGGTTCGGATCGACGGGATCGATCACCATCGACTTGGCGCGGCGCAGCGCGATCACGGTCTCGCGCACCGTGCGCACGTCGCGCGGCCGGCCCTCGAGCGCGCGCGCGAGCTCGGCGTACCTCACGGTCGCGGCGCCGTCGGGCACCAGCGCGAACACGACCGAGAGCACGACGTAGCGCTCGGGGTCGCGCTTGAACATCGAGTCGCGGTACCCGAATTCGCACTGCGCGGGCGTGAGCTCGACGACGCGCTTCTCGACGCGATCGAGCACGCGCACCGACGCGATCGTGTCGGCGACCTCCTGGCCGTAGGCGCCGACGTTCTGGATCGGTGTGGCGCCGACGAGACCGGGGATGCCGCTCAGGCACTCGAGCCCGGCGAGCCCCTCGAGCGTCGTGCGATCGACGAGCTCGTCCCAGGGCTCACCCGCCGCGGCCTCGACGAGCACGACGTCGCCCTGCCGCGTCGTGGTCACGCCGCGCATGCGCATCGCGATCACGAGCCCGTCGAAGCCGGTGTCCGCGACGACGAGGTTGGAGCCGCCGCCGAGGATCACGACGGGCATCTCGCGCTCCTCGGCGTGCGCGAGCAGGCGCGTCAGCGAGGCGACGTCGTGCGCGCTCGCGAAGCACGCGGCGGGCCCGCCGAGCTCGAGCGTCGTGTACGGCGCCAGCGGGACGCGCGTGCCGAGGTCCTCCATCACACCCGCGGCGTGATGCGCTCGAGGCCGCCCATGTACGGGCGCAGCGCCTCGGGGATCACGACGCTGCCGTCGGCCTGCTGGTTCTGCTCGAGGATCGCGACGAGCGTGCGGCCGATCGCGAGCCCCGAGCCGTTGAGCGTGTGCGCGAGCTGGGGCTTGCCCTTGGGCTCCTCGCGATAGCGGATCTTCGCGCGGCGCGCCTGGAAGTCGCCGAACCACGAGCAGCTCGAGATCTCGCGGTACGCGTTCTGTCCGGGCAGCCAGACCTCGAGGTCGTACGTCTTGCGCGATCCGAAGCCGAGGTCACCGGCACACAGCGCGACGGTGCGGTAGTGCAGCCCGAGCACCTCGAGCACGCGCTCGGCGTGACGACGCAGCTGCTCGAGCTGATCGAGCCCGTCGTTCGCGTTGCTGAAGCGCACGAGCTCGACCTTGTCGAACTGGTGCTGGCGGATGAGGCCGCGCGTGTCCTTGCCGTAGGTGCCCGCCTCCGCGCGGAAGCACGCGGTGTAGGCGCAGTACGCCTTCGGGAGCTCGCCGGGCTCGAAGATCTCGTCGCCGTGATAGTTCGTGACCGGCACCTCGGCGGTCGGCGCGAGCCAGAGCACGTTCGCCTCGCGCTCCTCGGGGCTCGCCTCGGTGCCGAGCTCGGCGCGCTGGGTGCGGAACATGTCCGCCTGGAACTTCGGGAGCTGCCCGGTGCCGCGCATCGCCGACGTGAGGATCAGCGCGGGCGGCCACATCTCGGTGTAGCCGTGGTCGTTCGCGTGCAGGTCCATCATGAGCTGCAGCAGCGCGCGCTCGAGCCGCGCGCCCGCGCCGACCAGAACGGTGAAGCGTGCGCCGCTGATCTTCGCGGCGCGCTCGAAGTCGAGGATGCGCAGGCCGACGCCGAGGTCGTGGTGATCCTTCGGCGCGAAGCCGTCGAAGCGCGGCTTGTCGCCCCACGTGTGGACGACGACGTTCGCGGTCTCGTCGCTGCCGTCGGGCGTGGTCTCGTGCGGGACGTTGGGCACCTCGAGCAGGAGCTCCTCGAGCTCGCCCTCGATGCGCTTGGTCTCCGCCTCGAGCTCCTTGATGCGATCGCCGAGCGCGCGCATCGCGTCGCGCTGCTGCGCGAACTCGGGGCTCTTCTTGTCGAGCTTCGCCATCGCGGCGCTGGTGTCGTTGCGCTCGGCGCGGGCGCGCTCGAGGTCGGTGATCGCCTGGCGACGGCGCGGTGCGAGCGCGGCGATGCGGTCGAGGGTGGCGGCGGCGGCGGGGCCGCGGCGCGCGAGCATCTTGCGCGCGTCCTCGAGGTTCTCGGTGACCCAACGAAGGTCCAACATAGAGGCGCGGCTATACCACGGCGGGGCTTCGGCGTGAGGCGGGGGGTGGTGCCTCCGACGCCCGGTGTGCTCGCGGGCTGCTGTTCGATCGCGGCGCGAGCGTCGGGACGCGGTGGGCGCATCGCGGCGCGCGCGTTGCGCTCTGCCGCGATGCTGTCGTCAGTCTGTGGTCGGAGTCTGCGAGCCCCCGTCGCACGAGGGCGTCGGAGGCACCACCCCCCGCCCGGTACCGCGGTTCTGCCGTCTTGATTGGTGAGGACGAGACGGCTCGCGGCCGGTCCGCGCTTCGCCGCTGCCCGGGCGCTCGCGGTTCGGGCTCTGCTGCGCACTCGCCCGGACTGGGCCGGGCTCCGCTTCGCGTTCGCGCTGATCGAGAAGGAGCGGGCGCGCGCGAACGCGCGGGACCGCGACGAGCCGCGTGCAGTCGAGACGGCGCGGGCGCGCGCGTAGCGCGGGACCGCGACGAGCCGCGTGCAGTCGAGACGGCGCGGGCACGCGCGAACGCGCGGGACCGCGACGAGCCGCGTGCAGTCGAGACGGCGCGGGCGCGCGCGTAGCGCGGGACCGCGACGAGCCGCGTGCAGTCGAGACGGCGCGGGCGCGCGCGAACGCGCGGGACCGCGACGAGCCGCGTGCAGTCGAGACGGCGCGGGCACGCGCGAACGCGCGGGACCGCGACGAGCCGCGTGCAGTCGAGACGGCGCGGGCGCGCGCGTAGCGCGGGACGCGACGGGCGGTGTGGAGGGCTCGGTCTCGGACTACAGTGCGCGCCGCATGAGTGGCAGAGAACCGATCTCCGGGTTGAAGAGCGAGGAGCTGCGCGCGGCGCTCGCGGATGCGCTCGCAGGGCGCGAGCAGCGGCTCGGAGAGCTCCTGGCGCGCCACGGAGGGCTGCCCGGGCCGAATCCGAACCTCGCGCTCGCGGCCGCGTTCGGCGAGGCGATCGGCACCGAGGGCAAGGGCGCGCGGCGCGTGCTCGCGACCTTCGCCGCCGATCCCGCGAAGGCCGACGAGGCGCGGGTGTTCCTCGCGATCGCCGCGGCCCACGGATATGCGGCGCGCCTCGACGCCGATGCCCGCGACGCGTGGAACGGCGTGTTCGAGCTCACCGCGGACGATCGCGCGCCGGTGCGCATCGGGCTCATCGCGGCGCTCGGCACGTGGGCGGCGCGCGCTCCGGGGCGCATCGATCGTCTCGTCGCCGAGGCCGACGGTTGGCTCGCGCACGACGATCGCGACCACCGCTACGCAGCGGCCGCGCTGGTGCTCGACGTGATCGCCGAGACCCGCGCGATCGACGGCTCGGAGGATCGCCCTGCCCTGCTCGCCTGGATCGAGCGCACGATCGAAGAAGTGCGCGACGCACCGCGCGCGGCCGAGCGCTCGCCCGCGCGCCGCCGCATCCTCGCGTCGCTGCCCGGCGCCCTCGCGCACGTCGCGGTCGCGATGCGCGGCGAGCCCGACGGCATCGAGTGGCTGCGCGTGCGCTGCACCGAGGCGACGCATCCCGACGTGCGCGCCGCGATCGAGCAGGCGATCGAGAGGCTGCGCCGCGGCGCGGGCGCGCAGTCGAGCGCGACCATCGACATGCTGCGCGCGGCGCTCGCCTCGAGCGCGAAGCCGCCGCGCGATCCCAGCCGCATCCGCGAGGGCACCGGCCGCGGCAAGCACGGCAAGAGCGCGGGCGGCGGCAGCGTCAAGAAGGGCAAGAGCCGCTCGCGCTGAGCCGAGCTGTCCCCGTTCTTGGGCATGCGCCTCATCGCCCGCCAGGCGTCGCGACTCCCGCCGCGCGATGCGCCCGAGCGCCCGCGAGGACTCGCGACTCCCGGAGGACGACGCCTCTCGGCGCCCGCGAGGGGTCGCGACTTCCTCGCCGCGATGCGGGCCGGCATCCGCCAGGAGTCACGACTCCCGACGGCCGGCGCCCCGCGGCACCCGCCGGCGGTCGCGACTCCTTCCCGGCGACGCCCCGCAGCGCCCGACGGGAGCCTCGACTCCTGGCTCGCGATGCGCCGCGGCGCTCGACGGGAGTCTCGACTCCTCGCGGGCGCTGCGCCCCGGCGCGCGCCGGGACTCTCGAGCCCTCCCCGGCGCTCGCCGGCGATCGCGATCGAGCGCTCAGCTGGGACGCGGCTCGCTCGGGGCGGGCGGCGCGGGCGCGCGCTCCTTCGAGCCACGCGCGCGCATGCCCACGATCGTGTCGACGTAGCCGAAGAGACGCTGGTCCGCCGAGCTGCTCGGCTCGACGATGCCGCGCGCCCGCGCGATGCGCTTGGACGCGATGCCGCGCAGCTTGATCGCCGGCGTGCGATCGACCCCGGCGTCGGCGCGATCGACGAGCAGCCGCCCGAGCAGGTCGCCGGCGTCGAAGAACGCGATCGCCCAGTCGACGAGCGTGCGCGCGCCGATCCGCACCGCGGAGAGCGCGGCGCGGTGGGTGTCGAGCTGCGCGCGCCGCTCGCGCGCCCGCGACGCCTCGGTCACGTAGCTGTCGCGCAGCTCGCGCAGCCCGCCGGGAAGCAGGAAGTCGAGCCCGGCGCGCGCGCCGGCGCGCTCTTCGGGCGTCGAGCCCGGGCACTCGAGCACCGCGTTGCACAGCGAGTGGATCGCGGCGCCCCACGCGTCGTGCTGCGCGTCGGCGGCGGAGAGCTCCTCGGAGAGCGGCGCATCGACAACAGCGGCCGGGAGGGCGTCGATCTGGGTCAGTGTCTCTTCGAGCGTGCGCGCGTACGCCGCGCCGACCGCGGCCTCGAGCTCGGCGCGGCGATCGCGCACGAGGAAGGCGAGGATCATCTGGAGATCACGGAGCGTGAGGTGGTTCATGCGGCGAGGGGAGCACACGTCTCGCGCGCTGAGAAGAGACCCCGAGCGCGTCACACCGCCGCGTACGCGCTCACCAGGAAGTCGCGCACCACCGCGACGCGGGTGGGCACGCGCTTGGCGCTCGTGGTCACGAGGTAGAGCGCCGGCGCGCGCAGCTCGTGGTCGGGCAGCACGCGCACCAGGCGCGCGTCGGCGGGCTCGCGCGCGCCGGGCGCGATCGCGAGCACGCCGATGCCCGCGCCCGCGATCACCAGGTCGCGCGCGAAGCGCAGGTCGTCGCACGCGACCCGGCCGCGCACGTCGACCTCGTGCTCGCCGCCGGGCCCGATCAGCGGCAGGCGCGAGACACCGTCGCGCGGCGCCATCAGCACGACCTCGTGGCGCGCGAGATCCTCGGGGCGCTCGGGCGCGCCCCGCCGCGCGACGTAGTCCGGCGACGCGACGAGCCACGCGCGATAGCGCCCGAGCGGCCGCGCGACGAGCGAGGAGTCCGGCAGGCCGTAGCTGACGCGCAGCGCGAGATCGAAGCGCTCGCCGACGAGGTCGACGTAGCGGCTGCTGAGCGAGCAGGTCACGCGGATGCGCGGATGCGCGATCGCGAGATCGGCGAGGCAACGCGCGAAGAAGCCGTCGTCGAGATCGCCGGGCGCGGTGATGCGCACCTCGCCGCGGGGATCGCGCTGGAGCTCGGTGACGCGGCGCTCGCCCTCGGAGAGCTCGCCGAGCGCGCGCGAGGCGTGCTCGTAGAACGCGCGTCCGACCGCGGTGAGCGCGATGCGACGCGTCGTGCGCTCGAAGAGCTTGGCGCCGAGATCGCGCTCGAGGTGCGCGATCATGCGGCTGATCGACGAGGTCGGGACCGCGAGCGAGCGCGCGACCTCGCTGAAGCTCCGCGCCTCCGCGACGCGCACGAAGGTCTCGACGTGGCTGAGGTTCATCGTTGCCGAATGGGTTAACAGACCGATGCCGGACGATCGACTGCCCATGCGCGGCGCGATCGGCGAAGGTGCGCGCATGACCGAAGGCTGGAACGTCGTCGACGAGGAGCGCGGGATCCTGTGGCGCGAGTATCCGTTCACGAGAGGCGCGTACGCGACGACGCTCGTGGTGCGCGGCCCCGAGGGGCTCATCGTGATCAGCCCGGGCGCGGGGCTCGACGCGCGCGCGTTCGACGCGCTGCGCGAGCACGGCGAGGTGCGCGCGCTCGTCGCGAACAACACGTTCCATCACCTCGGCCAGAAGGACTGGCGCGCGCGCTTCCCGGACGCGACGAGCCACTGCCCGAGCGCCGCGATCACCACGCTCGCGAAGAAGGTGCCCGGCGTGCCGTGGCGCCCGCTCTCGGAGCTCGCGTCGGGCGCGGGCGCGCGCTTCCACGAGCCGCCCGGCTTCAAGACCGGCGAGACGATCGTGCAGGCCGACACCAAGCGCGGCGCGGTGTGGTGGAGCGGCGATCTGCTGGCGAACATCCAGCGCATGCCGGGGCCGCCGATCCGCTGGCTCTTCTCGCTGACCGACAGCGCGCCCGGGTTCCGGCTGTTCAAGCTCGCGGTGTGGACGCTGGTGAAGGACCGCGCGGCGGTGCGCGACGCGCTCCTGCGCGAGCTCGACGCGCATCCCCCGGCGATCGTCGTCCCCGCGCACGGCCCGCCGGTCGACACGGCCGACGTCGCAGAGCGCGCGCGGGCGCAGCTGAAGAAGCTCTAGCTGCTCCTCCCCGACGCCCGTCGCGGTCCCGCGCTTCCGCGCGTGCCCGCTCCTCGTTCAGCGCGAACGCGAAGCGGAGCCCGTCCGATCCAGGCGAACGCGAAGCGGAGCCCGAACCGCGAGCGTCGGGGCCGCGGCGAAGCGCGGACCCGTCGCGAGTCACCTCAGCCCAACCACCCGAGACGGCAGAACCGCGGTACCGGGCGGGGGGTGGTGCCTCCGCCGCCCTCGTGCGACGGGGGCTCGCAGAGGCCGACCACGGACTGACCACAGCATCGCGGCGGCGCGGCAGCGCGCGCGCCGCGATGCGCCCACCGCGTCCCGACGCTCTCACCGCGGTCGAACAGCAGCCCGCGAGTCGGCTGTAGGAGAGTTGGGGACGCCTCGAATAGACAGTCGAAACTGCCGTGCAGGAGGTCGTCCCCGTGGGCAAGCGTACCTATCGAACCGTCGAGATCCAACACGTCGACGCGAGCAAGCTCGCCAGTGCGCTCGGAGCGAGCTGCATCGTCGCGATCGACCTCGCGAAGACGAAGATGTTCGCTGGCTTCGCGAGCGCAGCGGGTCGCTGCGTCGAGATCGTGCGCTTCGAGCATCCGAAGCAGACGCGACTGTTCCTCGAGCTGCTCTGCCGTCTCCGCGAGCTCGGCGTCGCGCTCGAGGTCGCGATGGAGCCGACGGGCGTCTACGGCGACGCGCTCCGCTACCAGCTCACGCTGCGCGAGATTCCCGTGTTCCGCGTGGACGCCAAGAAGGTCCACGATGCAGCCGAGCTGCTCGACGGAGTGCCGAGCCTGCACGACGCCAAGGCGTGCACGCTGCTCGCGCATCTCCACGCGCAAGGCATCTCGAAGCGCTGGAAAGAGCGGAGCGCAGTCCAGAGGGCGATGCGCAGTCTGATCGACGAGCGCGACCTCTACGCTCGACCTTTCGAGACCGCGTACGGACGGCTCGAAGCGCTCGTCGCGCGTCACTGGCCCGAGCTCTCCCAGCACCTCGACATGGACGCCGCGTGGCACCTGCACTTGCTCTGCGAGATGCCCGGGCCTGCCGAGGTCCGCGCCAGACGCGGCGATGCGGTCGAGCTGCTCCGACGCGTCTCGCGCGCGGCGCTCTCCTTCGAGCGCATCGAGCAGATCGTCGGCTGCGCCGTCGGCTCGCTCGGCGAGTCGATGCACGATCAGGAGCGCTCGTTCCTTCGCTCGCTCGCACGTCACATGCTCTCGTTGCGCGAGCACATCCGCGATGTCGACAAGCGCATCGAAGCCGAGCTCGCCAATCATCGCGAGCTCCACTCGATGCGCGCCGCGTTCGGTGCCGTCACGACCGCTGCGCTCGTCGCCGACCTCGGCAATCCCGCCGACTACGAATCGTCCGCGTCCTTCGAGAAGGCGATGGGCCTCAACCTCAGGGTCCAGAGCAGCGGCAACAACGCCGGGCAGCACACGATCCACATCACGAAACGCGGCCCCGGACGGGCGCGTAGGTATCTCTTCCTCGCGGCGCTGCGCTTCGTGCAGAGCGACCCCGTCGCGCGTGAGTGGTACCGAGCGCGAAAGGGCTACCGCGCCGAGATCAAGCTCAAGGCAGTCGTCGCGCTGATGCGGAAGCTCGCGCGCGCGATGGTGCACGTCGCGCGAGGAGCGCCCTTCGATGCGACCAAGCTCTTCGACACACGATCGATGACCGCCGTGACCGCGTCGCCTTCACGCGACGCGGGCCAATCTTCGCTCGTCGGCTCCTGACGGCGAGCTTCGCGCTCTCTTCCCTTCGCTTCCGCTCCAAGGCGCGAAGATCGAGCGGGTGACGCTCACCTGGAGTGCTGGAGCCCCGAGAGGCTGCACCGCGAGTCCCAGCGCACCCTCGAGATCGACGCGGCGGGCGAAATGCCCAACGAGGCCGACCCGACGCCGCTCACGTGGACGTCCGACAAGACAGTTCGGGCCTATCCGTCCCGTCGCTCTCCGATCCGACCGCCTGAAGCCACCGCACACCAAGCCTCGTT is a window encoding:
- the nhaR gene encoding transcriptional activator NhaR, with protein sequence MKWLNYHHLLYFWTIAREGSVSAASRKLRLAQPTLSGQLKALEDALEVQLFHRRGGKLVLTDTGAHVMRYADEIFSLGSELQESLEGLPTRRHPRLVVGAADEVPKLIVQRLLQPALELASELRLVCYEDRQDRLLADLAVHAIDAVIAEAPVESGSPIRAYSHLLGECGVTFFAAPATARRLRRRFPHSLEGEPLLVPIESTFMRRAIERWLEERSIRPRIRGEFQDYALLGAFGRAGVGVFAAPSVIEDEIREQYRVQRVGELEDVRQRFYVITVDRRIKHPAVLAITERARDELFAR
- the serS gene encoding serine--tRNA ligase: MLDLRWVTENLEDARKMLARRGPAAAATLDRIAALAPRRRQAITDLERARAERNDTSAAMAKLDKKSPEFAQQRDAMRALGDRIKELEAETKRIEGELEELLLEVPNVPHETTPDGSDETANVVVHTWGDKPRFDGFAPKDHHDLGVGLRILDFERAAKISGARFTVLVGAGARLERALLQLMMDLHANDHGYTEMWPPALILTSAMRGTGQLPKFQADMFRTQRAELGTEASPEEREANVLWLAPTAEVPVTNYHGDEIFEPGELPKAYCAYTACFRAEAGTYGKDTRGLIRQHQFDKVELVRFSNANDGLDQLEQLRRHAERVLEVLGLHYRTVALCAGDLGFGSRKTYDLEVWLPGQNAYREISSCSWFGDFQARRAKIRYREEPKGKPQLAHTLNGSGLAIGRTLVAILEQNQQADGSVVIPEALRPYMGGLERITPRV
- a CDS encoding serine/threonine protein kinase, whose product is MALQTSSLSTTDMGVAAVDESIPLRIGPYRVLARLAAGGMAEIYLAKRSGVAGFERAVVIKRMLPHLAHEPELRTTLLDEARLMSRLRHPNIVSVQEFSRDSRDFYLVMEYLRGESLSGIRRELLGRNERLDPALGTLIISEMCAGLHAAHEVCDESGKPLQVVHRDVSPQNVFITFDGEVKLLDFGIACFEDRSAHTKTGMTKGKFAYMSPEQFAGEKLDRRADVFAAGAMLHELLTGKRLFARESEAQVLKAVLHDPIPLPSQVADDDVLIPESLDEICMKALARDRVDRFPTAEAMRDALRELMPQLDPRQRAHERLVELTRRVLPHRFAETEELMRCAARNSPSEEFDAMTVTELSGLVSTDGPPRSGDIDVQVVLDGDRPTSPQRPVRLYERSLRGWAFAGSLVGLALLGAFGFALLPRANAGTTTAPPIAERAPSEPVRPSPPLEISPPPLEPAPAPIPATVSIQIESTPPRAQVTIGGELRGTTPLTIELPRDTAPVEVVVERINHQPSEHTIIPERDQRLVVRLRERPVARPRPRFYSFD
- a CDS encoding LysR family transcriptional regulator; protein product: MNLSHVETFVRVAEARSFSEVARSLAVPTSSISRMIAHLERDLGAKLFERTTRRIALTAVGRAFYEHASRALGELSEGERRVTELQRDPRGEVRITAPGDLDDGFFARCLADLAIAHPRIRVTCSLSSRYVDLVGERFDLALRVSYGLPDSSLVARPLGRYRAWLVASPDYVARRGAPERPEDLARHEVVLMAPRDGVSRLPLIGPGGEHEVDVRGRVACDDLRFARDLVIAGAGIGVLAIAPGAREPADARLVRVLPDHELRAPALYLVTTSAKRVPTRVAVVRDFLVSAYAAV
- a CDS encoding UDP-N-acetylmuramate dehydrogenase, producing the protein MEDLGTRVPLAPYTTLELGGPAACFASAHDVASLTRLLAHAEEREMPVVILGGGSNLVVADTGFDGLVIAMRMRGVTTTRQGDVVLVEAAAGEPWDELVDRTTLEGLAGLECLSGIPGLVGATPIQNVGAYGQEVADTIASVRVLDRVEKRVVELTPAQCEFGYRDSMFKRDPERYVVLSVVFALVPDGAATVRYAELARALEGRPRDVRTVRETVIALRRAKSMVIDPVDPNRRSAGSFFTNPIVDASIADALSAQHENMPRWPQPDGRVKLAAGWLIERAGITKGLRRGHVGISTKHALALVHHGGGTTTELLALASEVQDAVRARFGVELHREPVLWR
- a CDS encoding transposase, with protein sequence MGKRTYRTVEIQHVDASKLASALGASCIVAIDLAKTKMFAGFASAAGRCVEIVRFEHPKQTRLFLELLCRLRELGVALEVAMEPTGVYGDALRYQLTLREIPVFRVDAKKVHDAAELLDGVPSLHDAKACTLLAHLHAQGISKRWKERSAVQRAMRSLIDERDLYARPFETAYGRLEALVARHWPELSQHLDMDAAWHLHLLCEMPGPAEVRARRGDAVELLRRVSRAALSFERIEQIVGCAVGSLGESMHDQERSFLRSLARHMLSLREHIRDVDKRIEAELANHRELHSMRAAFGAVTTAALVADLGNPADYESSASFEKAMGLNLRVQSSGNNAGQHTIHITKRGPGRARRYLFLAALRFVQSDPVAREWYRARKGYRAEIKLKAVVALMRKLARAMVHVARGAPFDATKLFDTRSMTAVTASPSRDAGQSSLVGS